One part of the Chroogloeocystis siderophila 5.2 s.c.1 genome encodes these proteins:
- a CDS encoding methyl-accepting chemotaxis protein codes for MVPSSEPHTNTSTTDAPNSSEQGTVVIHNQLPQTEWVTPQQDTDTIAELSPPVDPNETKQRKSKGISLRYKATALAIAIGTLPVLAIGATAYRFARQAFVKQVIQGQVEKTSLIANKANGFMLERYGDLQTLSSLAIFTDPQLRSQTTLEQKQEILDGYIKNYKAYDSIAVLDLEGNILFQSQGAALPNQGDQLYFQFVKKNAKSYIDLPTKSPTSEELVIHAAAPIRDRTTSEMIAILRTRMPVKQLANFLLTEGVEDEYHILDAAGEVFIATGEEYRLGREFFEHFPGLAKPLITRKSGSEIVTDIKDNKEEIAAYTPTQSLEGLPDLYWQIVLLKDTSIAFAPLQRLETTLILGTGLTALLVGLLAAYLANRATKPILTAADTVERLGEGELDSRIPVKGNDELATLGSNINSMAARLQQLLDTQAAEAERIKQVKDITVKLVQYTQIQDIFESAVMEARQALKVDRVVVYTFDERWQGTVVAESVVAGFPQALGVAINDPCFADKYVERYQQGRIQATDNIYTAGLTECHINQLEQFAVKANLVAPILQDGQLLGLLIAHQCSVPRSWQQSEIDLFSQVASQVGFALDRAKLLEQQQTAKEQLQQRALELLQEVDPVSRGDLTIRAKVTADEIGTVADSYNATINSLRQIVATVQNAAAQVANTTSSNEVAVAELSTEALRQAEEIALALEKVRQMSLSIQAVAESAAQAEAAVQQANETVLAGDRAMNRTVDGIEAIRETVAETSAKVRQLGESSQKISKVVSLISSFAEQTSLLSLNAAIEAARAGEEGRGFAVVADEVGSLARQSAEATAEIEKLVAEIQAETNALVAAMEAGTERVVTGTRLVDETRQSLNKITVVSAQISSLVQAISEASVMQSQASEEVTKTMSDVAAIADRTSNEATQVSAAFKQLLAVADEMQTSVGQFKVN; via the coding sequence ATGGTTCCCTCTTCTGAACCCCATACAAATACATCTACAACTGATGCTCCGAATTCCTCTGAGCAAGGTACAGTGGTAATTCATAACCAGTTACCGCAAACCGAATGGGTTACGCCTCAACAAGATACAGATACGATCGCGGAATTATCACCGCCAGTAGACCCCAACGAAACCAAACAGCGCAAGTCCAAGGGAATTAGCTTACGGTATAAAGCAACCGCACTGGCAATCGCAATAGGAACTTTACCTGTCCTAGCAATTGGGGCGACTGCATATCGGTTTGCGCGCCAAGCATTTGTCAAACAGGTGATTCAAGGGCAAGTTGAAAAAACATCTCTCATCGCCAATAAAGCAAATGGCTTTATGCTAGAGCGTTATGGAGATTTACAAACGTTATCAAGTTTGGCAATTTTTACCGATCCGCAGTTGCGATCGCAAACAACGCTGGAACAAAAGCAAGAAATTCTTGATGGTTACATCAAAAATTACAAAGCATACGACAGTATTGCTGTACTCGATCTTGAGGGAAATATCTTATTTCAATCGCAAGGTGCTGCGCTACCAAATCAGGGCGATCAATTGTATTTTCAGTTCGTTAAGAAAAACGCAAAATCCTATATTGACCTTCCCACAAAGTCGCCAACATCTGAAGAACTCGTTATTCATGCTGCGGCACCCATTCGCGATCGCACTACAAGTGAAATGATTGCGATTTTGCGTACGCGGATGCCTGTCAAGCAACTTGCAAACTTTCTTTTAACTGAAGGTGTCGAAGATGAATATCATATCCTTGACGCGGCAGGAGAAGTCTTTATTGCAACTGGTGAAGAGTATCGACTTGGTAGAGAATTTTTCGAGCACTTCCCTGGGTTGGCAAAACCTCTCATCACTAGAAAATCTGGCTCTGAAATTGTGACAGATATAAAAGATAACAAGGAAGAAATCGCTGCGTATACTCCCACGCAATCGCTTGAAGGACTACCGGATTTGTACTGGCAAATTGTTCTTCTCAAAGATACCTCGATCGCTTTTGCACCTCTTCAACGCTTAGAAACAACACTCATACTAGGAACTGGATTAACCGCGCTGCTGGTTGGTTTACTGGCTGCATACCTTGCTAACCGTGCAACTAAACCAATTTTAACCGCAGCCGATACTGTAGAACGACTTGGAGAAGGAGAACTTGACAGTCGGATTCCTGTTAAAGGCAATGACGAACTTGCCACTCTAGGCAGTAACATCAACTCAATGGCAGCCCGATTACAGCAATTACTAGATACTCAAGCCGCTGAAGCCGAACGTATAAAACAAGTAAAAGATATTACAGTTAAGCTAGTTCAATATACACAAATACAAGACATTTTTGAGTCTGCTGTTATGGAGGCTCGTCAAGCCCTCAAGGTTGATAGAGTTGTTGTTTATACGTTTGATGAGCGATGGCAAGGTACAGTGGTTGCGGAATCAGTTGTCGCCGGATTTCCGCAAGCCTTGGGTGTAGCTATCAACGACCCCTGCTTTGCGGATAAATATGTAGAACGCTATCAGCAAGGTCGGATACAAGCTACAGATAATATTTACACAGCAGGTCTTACTGAGTGTCATATTAACCAACTCGAACAGTTTGCAGTCAAAGCAAATTTAGTTGCTCCTATACTGCAAGACGGTCAGCTTTTAGGCTTATTGATTGCGCATCAGTGTTCTGTACCGCGATCGTGGCAGCAATCGGAAATTGATTTATTCTCCCAAGTTGCATCGCAAGTCGGCTTTGCTTTAGACCGTGCTAAGTTGCTAGAACAGCAACAAACTGCTAAAGAACAGCTACAACAACGCGCGCTAGAGCTACTGCAAGAAGTTGACCCTGTCAGTCGTGGCGATCTCACAATCCGCGCCAAAGTGACTGCGGATGAGATTGGCACAGTTGCTGACTCTTACAACGCTACTATCAATAGCTTACGGCAGATCGTTGCTACAGTACAAAATGCAGCGGCGCAGGTAGCTAATACAACGTCAAGTAATGAAGTTGCTGTCGCTGAGCTATCAACGGAAGCATTGCGGCAAGCAGAAGAAATTGCGCTGGCACTCGAAAAAGTTCGCCAGATGTCATTATCAATTCAAGCTGTTGCCGAAAGTGCCGCCCAAGCCGAAGCAGCAGTACAACAAGCGAATGAAACCGTACTTGCAGGCGATCGCGCAATGAACCGCACGGTGGATGGTATTGAGGCGATTCGCGAAACTGTGGCAGAAACATCCGCTAAAGTACGACAACTGGGTGAATCTTCACAAAAGATTTCCAAGGTTGTGAGTTTGATTAGTTCCTTTGCCGAACAAACAAGCTTGCTATCACTCAATGCAGCGATTGAAGCGGCACGTGCTGGAGAAGAAGGACGTGGATTTGCTGTCGTTGCGGATGAAGTTGGTTCGCTCGCACGCCAATCGGCTGAAGCTACAGCAGAGATTGAAAAGCTTGTTGCAGAAATTCAAGCTGAAACAAATGCCCTAGTAGCTGCAATGGAAGCTGGAACCGAACGAGTTGTGACTGGAACTCGTTTAGTTGATGAAACGCGTCAAAGCCTTAACAAAATTACAGTTGTCAGTGCTCAAATTAGCTCTTTGGTACAAGCAATTAGCGAAGCATCGGTCATGCAGTCACAAGCATCTGAGGAAGTTACAAAAACAATGTCAGATGTAGCAGCGATCGCTGATCGCACTTCTAATGAAGCAACGCAAGTATCTGCCGCCTTTAAGCAACTACTAGCAGTCGCCGACGAAATGCAAACGAGTGTTGGTCAATTTAAAGTTAATTAG
- a CDS encoding chemotaxis protein CheW, translated as MISEFLTRGTTPSIATEQTTGVTQQFLRVHLVPDTTAMLAVNQITEVLTIPIAQVVPIPHMPVWVLGVYNWRGEILWIVDLGHLLGLTPLSQQTTYYSIYTAVVIRNAQSEKFTPGNQNTGEKMLGLLVNRVEDLESCNPDIIQSPPQSAVKPELVPFLRGYWLKPTGEITVVLDGNSIIAGMAQN; from the coding sequence ATGATATCGGAGTTTTTGACAAGAGGCACGACACCTAGCATTGCAACTGAACAAACCACAGGTGTCACTCAACAGTTTTTGCGAGTACACCTCGTTCCTGATACAACAGCTATGCTGGCAGTGAATCAGATAACCGAAGTGCTAACGATCCCGATCGCTCAAGTTGTCCCGATTCCCCATATGCCAGTTTGGGTGTTAGGTGTTTATAACTGGCGGGGTGAAATTTTGTGGATTGTCGATTTAGGACATTTGTTAGGGCTGACTCCATTGTCGCAACAAACGACCTATTATTCAATTTATACCGCTGTCGTTATTCGTAATGCCCAGTCAGAGAAATTTACCCCAGGAAATCAAAATACCGGTGAAAAGATGCTGGGATTGTTGGTTAATCGTGTAGAAGATCTCGAATCCTGTAACCCAGATATTATTCAATCTCCTCCACAATCAGCAGTTAAACCTGAATTAGTTCCTTTTCTGCGTGGTTATTGGCTCAAACCAACAGGTGAAATCACAGTGGTGCTTGACGGCAACTCAATTATTGCGGGAATGGCTCAAAACTAA
- a CDS encoding response regulator transcription factor, translating into MSTVLVVDDSITEIEIISSCLRRSGLNVITACDGGDAMNKLSSQKPDAIILDVVLPDKSGFELCRDLKAEASTSKIPVVICSTKGSDMDKFWGKKQGADAYLSKPVDQEELVRTVKQLIQS; encoded by the coding sequence ATGAGTACAGTTTTAGTTGTTGATGACTCGATTACTGAGATCGAAATTATCAGTAGCTGTCTGCGTCGTAGCGGCTTAAATGTCATCACAGCGTGCGATGGTGGCGATGCGATGAACAAACTCAGCAGTCAAAAACCAGATGCGATTATTTTAGATGTCGTGCTACCCGATAAAAGTGGTTTTGAACTTTGCCGCGATCTGAAAGCCGAAGCAAGCACCAGTAAAATTCCTGTCGTGATCTGCTCAACCAAAGGCAGTGATATGGATAAATTCTGGGGTAAAAAGCAAGGTGCAGACGCGTATCTATCTAAACCTGTCGATCAAGAAGAACTCGTACGTACTGTTAAACAACTAATTCAAAGTTAA
- a CDS encoding response regulator, producing MLAETINNTDFVSKLAILKQERFSGKLILKDIQGQEWNIYLFLGRILYATGGNHPVKRWRRNLLTYCPQIDVNALKFPENTDNSSGEISWEYLLLYSAVEQQQTTRDQAAKIITSIVAEVLFDITQATNITGKVKPDNLSVPQLVLLEPGQAIAEAQNAWQNWQKAKLADRSPNRAPIIREPEQLQQQVSPAVFQNLTKLLDGQRSLRDIAAGMKRDVMEVTSSLLPYIQSGLIEFVDIPDAAPPISPPATVASQPTIASSKALIACVDDSPLVCQSLEKILTTAGYQFISIQDSLRAIATLLTRKPELIFLDLVMPNTNGYEICSQLRKVSVFRDTPIIILTGNDGIIDRVRAKLVGATDFLSKPVDAQTLLEVTQTHLNKTPQV from the coding sequence ATGCTTGCTGAAACAATCAATAATACCGATTTTGTCAGTAAACTGGCAATATTAAAGCAAGAAAGATTTAGTGGAAAATTAATACTCAAAGACATTCAAGGTCAAGAGTGGAATATTTACCTATTTCTAGGGCGGATTTTATATGCTACAGGTGGTAATCATCCTGTCAAGCGGTGGCGAAGAAATCTACTGACTTACTGCCCCCAAATTGATGTAAATGCCCTCAAGTTTCCAGAAAATACTGACAATAGTAGTGGTGAGATCTCTTGGGAATATCTTTTGTTGTATTCGGCAGTCGAACAACAACAAACAACGCGCGATCAAGCAGCCAAAATTATTACTTCAATTGTTGCCGAAGTGTTATTTGATATCACTCAAGCAACAAATATTACAGGTAAAGTAAAGCCAGATAATCTCTCGGTTCCGCAACTCGTATTGCTCGAACCAGGACAAGCAATTGCCGAAGCCCAAAACGCGTGGCAAAACTGGCAAAAAGCAAAACTCGCAGATCGTTCGCCCAACCGCGCCCCGATCATTCGCGAACCCGAACAGTTACAACAGCAAGTCTCACCAGCAGTCTTTCAAAACTTGACAAAATTACTAGACGGACAGCGATCGCTACGCGATATTGCAGCGGGAATGAAACGTGATGTGATGGAAGTCACTTCTTCACTTCTACCTTATATTCAATCAGGCTTAATTGAATTTGTAGATATTCCTGATGCGGCACCACCAATTTCCCCACCTGCTACCGTCGCATCACAACCAACTATCGCTTCCTCAAAAGCTTTAATCGCCTGCGTCGATGATAGTCCGTTAGTTTGTCAAAGTTTAGAAAAGATCTTAACAACCGCAGGCTATCAATTTATCTCTATTCAAGACTCGTTACGCGCGATCGCAACATTACTAACTCGCAAACCAGAGTTAATTTTTTTAGATTTAGTCATGCCAAATACAAATGGCTATGAAATTTGCAGTCAATTACGCAAAGTGTCTGTGTTTCGCGATACGCCAATTATTATTCTCACTGGTAATGATGGCATTATTGATCGCGTTCGAGCCAAACTTGTTGGTGCCACAGATTTCTTAAGTAAACCAGTGGATGCCCAAACGTTACTAGAAGTAACACAAACGCACCTCAACAAAACTCCACAGGTGTAA
- a CDS encoding universal stress protein, whose protein sequence is MFDRILVAMDTSAIGKVVFEEALCLAKVSNARLMLLHVLSGEAEGSASVPIFPTMGYYPGVSDRTLELYQQQWQEMERHGLELLRSYTDQATVAGITTEFNQCAGSPGRTICSTARDWQANLIVIGRRGLSGLSELLLGSVSNYVLHHAPCSVLTVQHRVSTHPEATQQEQIIEKLEVSS, encoded by the coding sequence ATGTTCGACCGAATTCTCGTTGCAATGGATACCTCTGCAATTGGTAAAGTTGTATTTGAAGAAGCGCTGTGTCTGGCAAAAGTTAGTAATGCTCGGTTAATGCTGTTGCACGTTCTATCAGGAGAAGCCGAAGGAAGTGCAAGTGTGCCGATATTTCCCACAATGGGATATTATCCTGGCGTGAGCGATCGCACGTTGGAACTGTATCAACAGCAGTGGCAAGAAATGGAAAGACATGGCTTAGAGTTACTGCGATCATATACAGACCAAGCAACAGTTGCAGGCATCACCACAGAGTTTAATCAATGTGCGGGTAGTCCTGGTCGCACGATATGCAGTACAGCGCGTGATTGGCAAGCTAACTTGATTGTCATCGGGCGTAGAGGTCTTTCTGGCTTAAGCGAGCTACTTTTGGGTAGTGTGAGCAACTATGTTTTGCATCATGCACCTTGCTCGGTATTGACTGTTCAACATCGGGTAAGCACTCACCCTGAAGCAACTCAACAAGAGCAAATAATCGAAAAATTAGAAGTTAGTAGTTAG